In Nicotiana tabacum cultivar K326 chromosome 11, ASM71507v2, whole genome shotgun sequence, a single window of DNA contains:
- the LOC142165763 gene encoding uncharacterized protein LOC142165763, whose amino-acid sequence MDVWGPYKVPTYNSMRFFLTLMDDFSRWTWMFLMRLKSDVVFLLKNFIALVKTQYGKSLYEMLHEKQSSISHLRVLGCLCFTTNLIKHEKFEPRAMRSVLLGYVAHQKGYMLLDLEHRVFFISKDVVFYEDVFLFQSLDITSADFFLDSTPVPRHDVVIDSAPMAVHITHKELCTQSAPCSPTLPETSCSTDIAPFSIPDDASTVVDSTIDVPDYVQPTKGKSVSCYKYPLSKVLTYDHLAPKYQSYLFQFSIEVEPVTYQEAVKDKRWVEAMKSEIKGLEDNHTWALVPLGKKAIGCKWVYKIKYKATGEVESFKARLVAKGYNQKKRLRLSRDILTCGENSD is encoded by the exons ATGGATGTTTGGGGTCCTTATAAAGTTCCTACTTATAATAGCATGAGATTTTTCCTTACTTTGATGGATGATTTCAGTAGATGGACTTGGATGTTTCTTATGCGACTAAAATCTGATGTAGTGTTTTTACTCAAAAACTTTATTGCTTTGGTGAAGACACAGTATG GTAAATCCCTTTATGAAATGCTACATGAGAAACAATCTTCTATTTCCCATTTGAGAGTGCTAGGATGCTTGTGCTTTACAACAAACTTGATCAAGCATGAAAAGTTTGAGCCAAGGGCTATGAGATCTGTTCTGTTAGGATATGTAGCACATCAGAAGGGTTACATGTTATTGGACTTGGAACACAGAGTCTTCTTCATTAGTAAGGATGTAGTCTTTTATGAAGATGTGTTTCTATTCCAATCATTGGACATTACTTCAGCAGATTTCTTTCTAGATTCTACTCCTGTTCCTAGACATGATGTTGTTATAGACTCAGCTCCTATGGCTGTACATATTACACACAAGGAACTTTGCACACAATCAGCTCCATGTTCCCCAACTTTACCTGAGACTTCCTGCTCCACAGATATTGCACCTTTCTCAATTCCTGATGATGCTTCTACAGTTGTTGATTCCACTATTGATGTTCCA GATTATGTTCAGCCTACCAAAGGAAAGTCTGTTTCCTGCTACAAATATCCACTTTCTAAGGTGCTCACCTATGATCATCTCGCACCTAAATATCAAAGTTATTTGTTCCAGTTTTCTATTGAAGTAGAACCAGTGACCTACCAAGAAGCAGTTAAAGATAAGAGATGGGTAGAAGCCATGAAGTctgaaatcaagggtttagaagACAATCACACATGGGCTCTTGTCCCTTTAGGTAAGAAGGCTATTGGATGTAAATGGGTATATAAGATTAAATACAAGGCTACTGGTGAAGTCGAAAGCTTTAAAGCTAGACTTGTGGCAAAAGGATACAATCAGAAAAAAAGACTCAGACTATCAAGAGACATTCTCACCTGTGGTGAAAATAGTGACTGA